The Paenibacillus sp. MBLB1832 genome has a window encoding:
- the thiC gene encoding phosphomethylpyrimidine synthase ThiC, with protein sequence MTMMTTPLPGSRKVYVKGQRGDVLVPMREIALSPSTGRGGEQENEPIRVYDASGPYTDPDYVADVRKGLPPLRKSWIEERGDVEAYAGRVILPIDNGFVSEELVQKRGVEAFPCPQHMPLRAVNGGNVTQLHYARQGIITPEMAFIAIREGLEPEFVRGEVAAGRAIIPANINHPECEPMIIGRHFHVKINANIGNSAVASSVEEEVEKMTWAIRWGADTIMDLSTGKNIHTTREWIVRNSPVPVGTVPIYQALEKVDGKAENLSWEVFRDTLIEQAEQGVDYFTIHAGVLLRYIPLTAGRVTGIVSRGGSIMAAWCLAHHQENFLYTHFEEICEIMKKYDVSFSLGDGLRPGSIADANDEAQFSELATLGELTKIAWKHDVQVMIEGPGHVPMHMIKENMDRQLEVCQEAPFYTLGPLTTDIAPGYDHITSAIGAAMIGWFGTAMLCYVTPKEHLGLPNKEDVKEGVITYKIAAHAADLAKGHPRARLRDDALSKARFEFRWRDQFYLSLDPERAMAYHDETLPADAAKSAHFCSMCGPKFCSMRITQDIRDYAAEHGLETQEAIESGMKEKADAFRSAGGSIY encoded by the coding sequence ATGACAATGATGACAACGCCGCTGCCTGGCAGCCGCAAAGTGTATGTAAAGGGGCAGCGCGGTGATGTGCTTGTGCCGATGAGGGAGATTGCTTTATCGCCATCGACTGGACGAGGCGGCGAGCAGGAGAACGAACCGATCCGCGTGTACGATGCTAGCGGACCTTATACCGATCCAGATTATGTTGCCGATGTTCGAAAGGGGCTTCCCCCTCTTCGCAAATCTTGGATTGAGGAGCGCGGCGATGTGGAGGCGTATGCTGGACGGGTCATCCTGCCGATCGACAACGGCTTCGTTTCGGAGGAACTGGTCCAGAAGCGAGGCGTCGAGGCTTTTCCCTGTCCCCAGCACATGCCGCTTCGCGCGGTCAATGGCGGTAATGTAACACAGCTGCATTACGCGCGCCAAGGCATTATCACGCCAGAAATGGCGTTTATCGCCATTCGCGAAGGGCTGGAGCCCGAATTCGTCCGTGGCGAAGTCGCCGCTGGGCGTGCGATTATTCCGGCTAATATTAATCATCCCGAGTGTGAACCGATGATTATTGGGCGTCATTTTCATGTCAAAATCAATGCCAATATCGGCAACTCTGCCGTCGCTTCCTCGGTCGAGGAAGAAGTGGAGAAAATGACGTGGGCGATCCGCTGGGGCGCCGATACGATTATGGACCTTTCGACTGGTAAAAATATTCATACCACACGCGAATGGATCGTGCGTAACTCCCCAGTCCCCGTCGGGACGGTGCCGATCTATCAAGCGCTGGAGAAAGTCGATGGCAAAGCCGAGAATCTCAGCTGGGAGGTTTTTCGCGATACGCTGATTGAACAGGCCGAGCAGGGTGTTGACTATTTTACGATACATGCGGGGGTCTTGCTGCGCTACATTCCGCTGACCGCGGGGCGCGTCACAGGCATCGTTTCCCGGGGCGGATCGATCATGGCGGCATGGTGTTTGGCGCATCATCAGGAGAATTTTTTGTACACCCATTTCGAAGAAATCTGTGAAATCATGAAAAAATACGACGTCTCCTTCTCCCTCGGCGATGGTCTCAGGCCGGGCTCGATCGCGGATGCCAATGACGAGGCGCAATTCAGTGAGCTTGCCACGCTTGGCGAATTAACGAAAATCGCCTGGAAGCACGATGTTCAGGTGATGATCGAGGGTCCTGGCCATGTGCCTATGCATATGATCAAAGAGAACATGGACAGGCAGCTTGAGGTTTGTCAGGAGGCGCCGTTCTATACGCTTGGCCCGCTCACGACGGACATTGCCCCTGGCTATGACCATATTACCTCGGCCATTGGGGCCGCGATGATCGGATGGTTCGGCACCGCTATGCTGTGCTACGTTACACCGAAGGAGCATCTCGGACTGCCGAACAAGGAAGATGTGAAGGAAGGGGTCATTACGTACAAAATCGCTGCGCACGCCGCCGATCTGGCTAAAGGTCATCCCCGCGCTCGTCTTCGGGATGATGCGCTTTCGAAGGCACGCTTCGAGTTCAGATGGCGCGACCAGTTCTACCTCTCGCTCGACCCTGAGCGGGCCATGGCCTACCATGATGAGACGCTGCCAGCCGACGCGGCCAAGTCCGCGCACTTCTGCTCCATGTGCGGACCGAAGTTCTGCAGCATGCGCATCACGCAGGATATCCGCGACTACGCCGCCGAGCACGGACTCGAGACACAGGAAGCGATCGAAAGCGGCATGAAAGAGAAAGCCGACGCTTTCCGATCGGCGGGAGGGTCGATCTACTAG
- the bioC gene encoding malonyl-ACP O-methyltransferase BioC, translated as MTDSQTAIQRQFDRSAAGAYDAHAHVQRSMANALLQSLKGRLPASGVRTSDILEIGCGTGYVTEKLLTELTEPPPASITAVDLAPAMLAAAQQRIQRVSAQRGDLAEQSKTQVQFLLEDVELWAANAAPASFDIIISNACFQWLRDPQRTLVSLRRLLRPGGVIAFSTFGPETFHELHQAFAKAYCANGLTPQRHGKSFPSGDAWDRLLQAAGFSDRAFEQWLHVEEHASVSDFLHAVKAVGASTSEASPSRGLGSRRLFTQMYGHYEQAFSSPKGIRATYEVYLFLAQE; from the coding sequence ATGACAGATAGCCAAACCGCGATTCAGCGGCAATTTGACCGGAGTGCAGCTGGCGCCTACGATGCGCATGCCCATGTGCAGCGCAGCATGGCAAACGCGCTTCTCCAATCGCTTAAAGGACGGCTGCCGGCATCAGGGGTTCGTACGTCTGACATTCTGGAAATTGGCTGCGGAACGGGCTATGTGACGGAGAAGCTCCTAACTGAATTAACCGAGCCACCCCCCGCTTCAATCACGGCTGTCGATCTCGCGCCTGCTATGCTGGCGGCTGCGCAGCAACGGATCCAGCGTGTGAGCGCACAGCGTGGAGATCTAGCCGAGCAAAGCAAGACGCAAGTCCAGTTCCTGCTCGAGGACGTCGAGCTCTGGGCAGCGAATGCTGCACCAGCTTCGTTCGACATTATCATATCGAATGCTTGCTTCCAATGGCTGCGCGATCCGCAGCGAACGCTTGTCAGCCTTCGTCGATTACTTCGACCAGGCGGTGTGATTGCTTTTTCAACTTTTGGCCCCGAGACGTTTCACGAATTACACCAAGCTTTCGCCAAGGCTTATTGTGCCAATGGCCTGACGCCACAGCGCCACGGCAAATCTTTCCCTTCTGGGGACGCATGGGATCGTTTGCTCCAAGCAGCAGGCTTTTCAGATCGCGCATTTGAACAGTGGTTACACGTGGAGGAGCATGCTTCGGTCAGCGATTTTCTCCATGCCGTTAAGGCGGTGGGCGCAAGCACGTCCGAGGCTTCACCTTCGCGAGGGCTCGGATCACGCCGGCTTTTTACCCAGATGTATGGGCATTATGAGCAGGCGTTCAGCAGCCCGAAAGGCATTCGTGCAACGTATGAGGTTTATCTTTTTCTAGCACAGGAATAA
- a CDS encoding alpha/beta fold hydrolase, protein MMQPSVSSTILWLTGWSMPPIVFDQLRALLPEFQHESIIYSTADSQEEMIQLVEKAAAAHCDWRSAPVLIAGWSLGGCLALHLATQGLADGLVLFSATAKFTRANEQKHLGWADAYLRRMITGLKQDREATEHAFRLAVWQSADSASDHSDAIAPGQWSTPALLAGLEALRSLNLLPMLPGIKCPVLLVHGTEDTICPFPAAQELHSNLPHATLLAVEGGGHAPFLGSAAWVAASIRSWWHDR, encoded by the coding sequence ATGATGCAACCATCTGTGAGCAGCACGATCCTCTGGTTAACGGGCTGGAGCATGCCTCCAATCGTGTTCGATCAGCTTCGCGCACTTCTGCCAGAATTCCAGCATGAATCTATCATCTATAGCACCGCTGACTCCCAAGAGGAGATGATTCAGCTAGTCGAAAAGGCTGCAGCAGCGCACTGTGATTGGCGCTCTGCCCCCGTGCTCATCGCGGGGTGGTCGCTTGGCGGATGCTTAGCGTTGCACCTCGCAACACAAGGACTTGCGGACGGCCTGGTGCTCTTCTCCGCAACAGCCAAGTTCACGCGCGCTAACGAGCAAAAGCATCTCGGCTGGGCTGATGCCTACCTGAGACGCATGATCACAGGGCTGAAGCAAGATCGGGAAGCGACGGAGCACGCTTTCCGACTGGCAGTGTGGCAGTCAGCCGACAGCGCTTCAGATCATAGCGACGCTATCGCGCCTGGTCAGTGGTCAACGCCTGCGCTTTTGGCAGGACTGGAAGCCCTGCGGAGCTTAAACCTTTTGCCAATGCTCCCTGGCATCAAGTGCCCTGTTCTGCTTGTACATGGCACAGAAGATACGATTTGTCCATTCCCAGCTGCCCAAGAGCTGCATAGCAATCTGCCTCACGCAACACTGCTTGCCGTCGAAGGCGGTGGGCATGCCCCCTTCCTCGGGAGTGCAGCTTGGGTTGCGGCATCCATAAGGAGCTGGTGGCATGACAGATAG
- the fumC gene encoding class II fumarate hydratase produces MTQEYRVERDTMGEIRVPVDKLWGAQTQRSFENFKIGTERMPPRLISAFALLKKAAAHVNRDLGGLPPEKAEAIATAADEIVQGRWNDEFPLVVWQTGSGTQSNMNVNEVIAHRGSELLGDGARIHPNDDVNRSQSSNDTFPTAMHVAGVIAVEQELLPALELMQATLHTKMSAFADIVKIGRTHLQDATPLTLGQEISGWWAMLDTTARMVRSAVDTMRELAIGGTAVGTGLNAHPEFGARVAEALTRETGTRFVSAENKYHALTSHDQIVYAHGALKALAANLMKIANDVRWLSSGPRCGIGEITIPENEPGSSIMPGKVNPTQSEAMTMVVCQVMGNDAAIGFAASQGNFELNVFKPVIIHNFLQSVRLLADSMRSFNDHCLAGMEPNRAVIQRNLEQSLMLVTALNPYIGYEKAASIAKQAHKEGLTLKESAVRSGYLTAEQFDSYVRAEDMVHPKAT; encoded by the coding sequence ATGACCCAAGAATATCGCGTGGAACGAGATACCATGGGTGAAATCAGAGTGCCTGTGGATAAGTTGTGGGGGGCTCAGACCCAGCGCAGCTTTGAAAATTTTAAAATAGGCACTGAGCGCATGCCGCCACGGTTGATCAGCGCTTTTGCGCTGCTGAAGAAAGCAGCGGCTCACGTGAATCGCGATCTCGGCGGGCTCCCGCCTGAGAAAGCGGAGGCCATTGCGACGGCGGCAGACGAAATCGTGCAGGGCCGCTGGAACGACGAGTTCCCGCTTGTCGTCTGGCAGACAGGCAGCGGGACGCAGTCGAACATGAACGTCAACGAGGTGATCGCTCACCGAGGCAGTGAACTGCTGGGAGATGGCGCACGCATCCATCCCAACGATGACGTGAATCGTTCGCAGAGCTCGAACGATACGTTCCCGACCGCGATGCACGTGGCTGGCGTCATCGCGGTAGAGCAAGAGCTGCTGCCTGCGCTGGAGCTGATGCAGGCAACGCTCCACACCAAGATGTCGGCCTTCGCCGACATCGTTAAGATCGGCCGCACCCACCTGCAAGACGCCACCCCGCTGACGCTGGGGCAGGAGATTAGCGGATGGTGGGCGATGCTGGACACGACGGCGCGCATGGTGCGCAGCGCCGTCGATACGATGCGCGAGCTGGCGATCGGCGGCACCGCCGTCGGCACAGGGCTGAACGCGCATCCCGAGTTCGGCGCGCGCGTCGCCGAAGCGCTGACCCGCGAGACGGGTACACGCTTCGTCTCGGCGGAAAACAAGTATCATGCGCTGACCAGCCATGATCAGATCGTATACGCCCACGGGGCGCTCAAAGCGCTGGCGGCGAACTTGATGAAGATAGCCAACGATGTTCGGTGGCTATCGAGCGGCCCCCGCTGCGGGATCGGTGAAATCACGATCCCGGAGAACGAGCCCGGCAGCTCGATTATGCCAGGCAAGGTCAACCCCACGCAGAGCGAAGCGATGACGATGGTCGTGTGCCAGGTGATGGGCAACGATGCGGCCATCGGCTTCGCCGCCAGCCAGGGCAATTTCGAGCTGAACGTGTTCAAGCCCGTGATCATACACAACTTCCTGCAGTCCGTGCGGCTGCTAGCGGATAGTATGCGCTCATTCAATGACCATTGCCTCGCAGGAATGGAGCCGAACCGCGCAGTCATTCAGCGCAATTTGGAGCAATCGCTCATGCTGGTCACGGCGCTCAACCCGTATATCGGGTATGAGAAGGCAGCCAGCATTGCGAAGCAAGCGCACAAAGAAGGGCTGACGCTAAAAGAGTCAGCGGTGCGCAGCGGCTATTTGACAGCCGAGCAGTTCGACAGCTACGTTCGGGCGGAGGATATGGTGCATCCGAAGGCGACGTGA
- the bioF gene encoding 8-amino-7-oxononanoate synthase has product MDWMEKELQDLHVGSAKRQLHRTTSLAQQPGYAIRGARTLLNLSSNDYLGLAQHPKIVEAMREALLSDGAGASASRLVTGNHQPYGELEAAIANWQNSEAALVFGSGYMANVGVISALVGRGDVVFSDGLNHASIVDGVILSRAEHARYRHNDLNHLRALLEKHRDKRRKLIVTDAIFSMDGDAARLSELVRLKREYGAMLMVDEAHGSGIYGRQGQGYCHALGLHDEVDVHMGTFSKAFGVYGAYVCGTHTLIEWLVNKARTLIYSTALPAAVVVGISSALELVRAEHWRRDHLLTHSKSFRSALRDAGFNVIPGDSPIVPVIVGDNETALQFSHALENEGILATAIRPPTVPAGTARIRFSLSAAHTEEQLTMSLGIIERLGRQMGVLA; this is encoded by the coding sequence ATGGATTGGATGGAAAAAGAACTTCAGGACCTGCATGTCGGCTCAGCTAAGCGCCAATTACATAGGACGACCTCGCTCGCCCAGCAGCCAGGCTACGCCATTCGTGGAGCGCGGACGCTGCTCAACTTATCCTCGAACGACTATCTAGGGCTTGCTCAGCACCCTAAAATTGTAGAAGCAATGCGCGAGGCGCTTCTCTCCGATGGCGCAGGGGCCAGCGCTTCAAGGCTTGTGACAGGGAACCACCAGCCCTATGGGGAGCTTGAAGCTGCCATCGCAAACTGGCAGAACAGTGAGGCCGCCCTCGTGTTCGGCAGCGGCTATATGGCGAACGTAGGCGTCATCAGCGCGCTCGTCGGCCGAGGCGATGTCGTTTTCAGTGATGGGCTCAATCATGCGAGCATCGTGGATGGGGTCATCTTGAGTCGCGCTGAGCATGCAAGATATCGACATAACGATTTGAACCATTTGCGCGCCTTATTAGAAAAGCATCGTGACAAACGCAGAAAATTGATCGTGACTGACGCGATTTTCTCCATGGATGGGGACGCTGCCCGCTTGTCCGAGCTCGTCAGGCTCAAACGAGAATACGGCGCGATGCTGATGGTCGATGAGGCGCATGGCAGCGGCATCTATGGCAGACAGGGACAGGGATACTGTCACGCTTTGGGATTGCACGACGAAGTCGATGTCCACATGGGGACATTCAGCAAAGCCTTCGGCGTGTACGGCGCTTATGTGTGCGGCACTCATACGCTCATTGAGTGGCTCGTCAACAAGGCAAGAACATTGATTTATTCGACGGCCTTGCCTGCTGCAGTCGTGGTGGGGATTTCGAGTGCGCTGGAGCTTGTTCGTGCCGAGCATTGGCGCCGAGATCATCTTCTGACTCACAGCAAGAGCTTTCGCTCAGCCCTGCGGGACGCAGGGTTCAACGTCATCCCCGGCGACTCCCCCATTGTTCCTGTCATCGTAGGCGATAATGAAACAGCCTTGCAATTCAGCCATGCTCTAGAAAATGAAGGGATATTGGCCACAGCCATTCGTCCGCCAACGGTCCCTGCGGGTACTGCTCGGATACGTTTTAGCTTGTCTGCGGCACATACCGAAGAGCAATTGACCATGTCCCTAGGGATCATCGAACGCCTAGGACGGCAAATGGGGGTACTTGCATGA